The following proteins come from a genomic window of Trifolium pratense cultivar HEN17-A07 linkage group LG4, ARS_RC_1.1, whole genome shotgun sequence:
- the LOC123881444 gene encoding serine/threonine-protein phosphatase 7 produces MNLPTDSEQPPPPDSATVNGTSTSDQNPEPPSELQLPISWPQDGKLTIEWIQNLTLCFDWSSKNLPPSEFPSVLPVHVFDSLILIASKMLHKEPNCVPIQPFRPEPDSDSESSSSAASVVVVGDVHGQLHDLLFLLRDAGYPSKDRIFVFNGDYVDRGAWGLETFLLLLAWKVFMPENIYLLRGNHESKYCTSVYGFEKEVMVKYSDKGKHVYRKCLGCFEGLPLASIIAGCVYTAHGGLFRSVTVTPSKRLKGKKNRKINVTTDSKNISLGSLEELSKARRSVLDPPWEGQNLIPGDVLWSDPSKTPGLSPNKERGIGLVWGPDVTEAFLKKYQFKLIIRSHEGPDAREKRDGFEGMDEGYTIDHIVESGKLVTVFSAPDYPQFQATEERYNNKGAYVVLEPPNFDNPIFHGFLAVTPRPKANPYYDFEDVLDSDEELDLASMVTT; encoded by the exons ATGAACCTTCCTACTGATTCagaacaaccaccaccaccagatTCCGCCACCGTCAACGGCACATCAACATCAGACCAAAATCCCGAACCACCATCGGAACTCCAACTCCCAATATCTTGGCCACAAGACGGAAAGTTAACCATAGAATGGATCCAAAATCTAACACTCTGTTTCGATTGGTCTTCCAAAAACCTACCTCCTTCCGAATTCCCTTCTGTTCTTCCCGTTCATGTCTTCGATTCTCTCATTCTCATCGCTTCCAAGATGCTTCACAAGGAACCTAATTGCGTTCCTATACAACCTTTTCGTCCTGAacctgattctgattctgaatCTTCTTCCTCCGCTGCatctgttgttgttgttggtgatgTTCATGGACAATTGCATGATctcctttttcttcttcgtGATGCTGGTTATCCTTCAAAAGATCGAATCTTTGTTTTTAATGGTGATTATGTTGATCGTGGAGCTTGGGGACTTGAAACTTTCTTGCTCTTGTTGGCTTGGaag GTATTCATGCCAGAAAACATATATTTATTAAGAGGGAATCATGAATCGAAATATTGCACTTCTGTTTATGGTTTTGAAAAAGAAGTTATGGTAAAGTATAGTGACAAAGGCAAACACGTATACCGGAAATGTTTAGGATGCTTTGAAGGTCTACCTTTGGCTTCTATTATAGCAGGGTGTGTATACACAGCTCACGGAGGACTTTTCCGTAGTGTAACTGTGACGCCTTCAAAGAGATTAAAAGGAAAGAAGAATCGTAAGATTAATGTTACTACCGACAGCAAAAATATATCGCTTGGTTCCTTGGAAGAGTTGTCCAAGGCTCGACGTTCAGTGCTTGATCCTCCTTGGGAAGGACAAAATTTGATTCCTGGTGATGTTTTGTGGTCTGATCCTTCAAAAACGCCTGGCCTTTCTCCAAACAAAGAGAGAGGCATTGGCTTGGTTTGGGGTCCTGATGTTACTGAAGCATTTTTAAAGAAGTACCAATTTAAG TTGATCATCAGGTCACATGAAGGTCCTGATGCTAGGGAGAAAAGGGATGGTTTTGAGGGAATGGATGAAGGTTACACTATTGATCATATTGTGGAATCCGGAAAGCTGGTCACCGTGTTTAGTGCTCCAGATTACCCACAATTTCAG GCAACAGAGGAGAGGTATAACAACAAAGGTGCATATGTTGTCCTTGAGCCCCCGAATTTCGACAATCCTATATTTCATGGATTTTTGGCTGTTACTCCAAGGCCAaag GCGAATCCTTACTATGATTTTGAAGACGTGTTAGACTCCGACGAAGAATTGGACTTGGCCTCCATGGTAACTACCTGA
- the LOC123881445 gene encoding protein PIN-LIKES 3-like isoform X1 codes for MGFVQLLYVASLPVIKVLLITALGLFLAIDQIDVLGADARNKVNNLVFYVFNPSMVGSNLAETLTSENVLSLWFMPVNILATFILGSALAWIVIKITRPPKHLEGLILGCCSAGNLGNLPIIIIPAICKEKGSPFGDPKTCHKYGMAYVSLSMAIGAVLLWTYVYNIMRISSSRAMMTSGVISESQQNNIAVVKDTPNDAYTLLLPNTEYEEKVWFSDKIKRSLWKISRNLNFKTIFAPSTIGAIIGFCIGVINPIRKLMVGNDAPLHVVEDSASMLGEAAIPTVTLILGANLLKGLKGTSTPVWSIVGIIAVRYIFLPILGVIVVQGAIKLGLVQADPLYQFVLLLQYALPPAMNIGTMAQLFGSGESECSVIMLWSYAMASIAVTLWSTLFMWLVI; via the exons ATGGGGTTTGTGCAGCTCTTGTATGTAGCTTCTTTGCCAGTAATAAAAGTATTATTGATTACAGCACTTGGTTTGTTTCTTGCAATTGATCAAATAGATGTATTGGGAGCAGATGCAAGGAACAAAGTGAATAAT CTTGTATTTTATGTGTTTAATCCGTCGATGGTTGGTAGCAATTTGGCAGAAACATTAACATCTGAGAATGTTCTTAGTTT GTGGTTCATGCCAGTTAATATTCTTGCCACATTCATATTAGGCTCAGCTTTAGCATGGATTGTGATAAAGATCACAAGGCCTCCAAAGCACTTGGAAGGTTTAATATTAGGTTGCTGTTCTGCAG GAAATTTAGGAAATTTGCCTATAATCATTATTCCAGCTATATGTAAAGAGAAAGGAAGTCCTTTTGGTGACCCTAAAACCTGCCATAAATATGGGATGGCTTATGTTTCACTTTCTATGGCG ATTGGTGCAGTTCTGCTATGGACATATGTTTACAACATTATGAGGATTTCATCAAGTAGAGCCATGATGACTTCAGGGGTGATATCAGAATCACAACAAAACAATATTGCAGTTGTAAAAGATACCCCAAATGATGCTTACACCTTACTACTTCCAAATACAGAATATGAGGAAAAG gTTTGGTTCTCAGATAAAATTAAGCGCAGTTTGTGGAAGATTTCAAGAAACCTCAATTTCAAAACCATTTTTGCACCATCAACCATTGGAGCA ATTATTGGGTTTTGCATTGGTGTAATAAATCCAATACGTAAGTTAATGGTTGGGAATGATGCTCCATTACATGTGGTTGAAGACTCTGCATCCATGTTGGg GGAAGCAGCCATACCTACTGTCACCCTCATATTGGGTGCAAATCTTCTAAAAG GTTTGAAGGGTACAAGTACTCCAGTGTGGTCAATTGTGGGGATCATAGCTGTAAGATACATTTTCCTGCCAATATTAGGTGTTATAGTGGTCCAAGGAGCAATCAAATTAGGTTTGGTGCAAGCAGATCCTTTATATCAGTTTGTCCTTCTACTTCAGTATGCACTTCCACCAGCTATGAATATAG GAACTATGGCTCAGTTGTTTGGATCTGGTGAAAGTGAATGTTCTGTTATAATGCTATGGTCATATGCCATGGCTTCAATTGCAGTTACACTTTGGTCGACCTTATTTATGTGGCTAGTTATTTGA
- the LOC123881445 gene encoding protein PIN-LIKES 3-like isoform X2: MFLVCSALAWIVIKITRPPKHLEGLILGCCSAGNLGNLPIIIIPAICKEKGSPFGDPKTCHKYGMAYVSLSMAIGAVLLWTYVYNIMRISSSRAMMTSGVISESQQNNIAVVKDTPNDAYTLLLPNTEYEEKVWFSDKIKRSLWKISRNLNFKTIFAPSTIGAIIGFCIGVINPIRKLMVGNDAPLHVVEDSASMLGEAAIPTVTLILGANLLKGLKGTSTPVWSIVGIIAVRYIFLPILGVIVVQGAIKLGLVQADPLYQFVLLLQYALPPAMNIGTMAQLFGSGESECSVIMLWSYAMASIAVTLWSTLFMWLVI; this comes from the exons ATGTTCTTAGTTT GCTCAGCTTTAGCATGGATTGTGATAAAGATCACAAGGCCTCCAAAGCACTTGGAAGGTTTAATATTAGGTTGCTGTTCTGCAG GAAATTTAGGAAATTTGCCTATAATCATTATTCCAGCTATATGTAAAGAGAAAGGAAGTCCTTTTGGTGACCCTAAAACCTGCCATAAATATGGGATGGCTTATGTTTCACTTTCTATGGCG ATTGGTGCAGTTCTGCTATGGACATATGTTTACAACATTATGAGGATTTCATCAAGTAGAGCCATGATGACTTCAGGGGTGATATCAGAATCACAACAAAACAATATTGCAGTTGTAAAAGATACCCCAAATGATGCTTACACCTTACTACTTCCAAATACAGAATATGAGGAAAAG gTTTGGTTCTCAGATAAAATTAAGCGCAGTTTGTGGAAGATTTCAAGAAACCTCAATTTCAAAACCATTTTTGCACCATCAACCATTGGAGCA ATTATTGGGTTTTGCATTGGTGTAATAAATCCAATACGTAAGTTAATGGTTGGGAATGATGCTCCATTACATGTGGTTGAAGACTCTGCATCCATGTTGGg GGAAGCAGCCATACCTACTGTCACCCTCATATTGGGTGCAAATCTTCTAAAAG GTTTGAAGGGTACAAGTACTCCAGTGTGGTCAATTGTGGGGATCATAGCTGTAAGATACATTTTCCTGCCAATATTAGGTGTTATAGTGGTCCAAGGAGCAATCAAATTAGGTTTGGTGCAAGCAGATCCTTTATATCAGTTTGTCCTTCTACTTCAGTATGCACTTCCACCAGCTATGAATATAG GAACTATGGCTCAGTTGTTTGGATCTGGTGAAAGTGAATGTTCTGTTATAATGCTATGGTCATATGCCATGGCTTCAATTGCAGTTACACTTTGGTCGACCTTATTTATGTGGCTAGTTATTTGA